The following nucleotide sequence is from Chlamydiota bacterium.
CCGGCTCCCCCGCTCCAGGTGGGAAGGGCCTTGCGGAACGCGTACAGGACGAGCAGGGCCGCGGGGAGTTCCGGGTAGATCAGGTTGGCGTAGAAGATCACCGGCGGGGTGAGGACGACCGCCGCCATGGCCAGCAGAGGGGGGACGAGCGGCACGCAGCCGGGTCGGTCCAAAGAGGCCCGGCCACCGACCAGGTCGACGCAGAGGAGCCAGGTGTTGACGGCGAGGAGGGCGGCGAGGAGGTTCATAAAGAGGAGAACCGCCGCCCGTGGCGAAACACCGAGGCGCACGGCGAGGGCGTAGACCGGCGCGATGAGGATCGGAAGGCCGGGGGTGTGGATGGAGTAGATCTCCCTTCGTTCCCAGTCCTTCCGGGCGCCGTGCCCCTCGCACCGCGGCACGCCGAAGAAGCGGCCGTGCTCCTCGGTTCGGTTGTTGAAGAGATTGAAATCCCGGTCGAACGCGACGCTGTGCGCGAGGAGGAGGTACGACGGCTCGTCGCCGGTGAGGAACCGCGCCTGCCCGGGCCCCTCCGCGCCGAACGACACCAACCGCATCCTGGCAAGGGAGAAGATCGCCAACGAGACGGCGAATACGCCGACGGCGGCGAGACGGAGGCGCGGCGCCATTCCTGATCCCTCCCGGGTGCCCGGCCGGCACACAGGGAACCCCGCGCGGCGTGGGGGCGCGCCGTCCGCCATTCCCGCCTCGACGGAAGCGGGCGTCAACGGCGGGTGCGGTCCGGCCCGTCCGTGCGAGCGGGATTTTACCATACTAGGCGACGCGCCCGGATGGTAGAATTGCCCCCGATGGAACTTGTCCGACGGGACTGTCGCCATATGCGGTGGGACCGGCCATGTGCGCCGCATAAGGCCGAGGGTGCGCGCTGCCGCGGGTGCGGCCACTACGATCCGGTGGGGAAGCGGATCCTCGTCATCAAGCTCGACGCGCTGGGCGACGTGCTGCGGACCACCTGCATCCTCCCCGCCCTGCGAACAATCCATCCCTCGGCGCAGGTCACATGGATAACCCTCCCCGCCGCGATGCCGCTGCTCGAGCATAACCCGTTCATAGACCGGGTGATCCCGTACGGCGCCGAGGCGCTCGCGATGTTGCGCGTCGAGCGGTTCGACATCTCACTCTGTCTCGACGCGGCCCCGCGGAGCGCCGCGCTCGGGAGCCTCGCGCGGGCGGGGGAGAAGCGCGGGTTCCGCCTCGACGCCAGGGGCAGGGTGGCGCCGATCGGCGCGGAGGCCCGCGCCTGGCTCATGATGGGGCTCTTCGACGACGCGAAGAAGGCCAACCGCCGCACCTATCAGGAGATCGTGATGGGGATCAGCGGCCTCGCCGGGTTGCGCCAGGAGATCGTCGTGGCGCTCTCCGACGAGGAGAGGGAATTCGCCCGCCGTTTCGCCGCTCGGAAGGGACTCGCGCCCGGCGGGCGGGGGCGCGCGATCGTCGGCGTCAACACGGGGAGCGGGAGCCGCTGGCCGATGAAGCAGTGGCCGGCGGCCCTCTGCGCGGACCTGGTGCGGCGGCTCGCCGGGCTTCGCGGGACGCGGGTGCTCCTGTTCGGCGGGGAGGAGGAGAAGGCGAGGAACGCCGCGATACGGAACGCCGCGGGGGCGGCGCTGGTCGACACCGGGTGCGGCAACAGCCTCCGGGAGTTCATCGCGCTCGTCGGACTCTGCGACCTTCTCGTCTCGAGCGACAGTCTCGGGCTCCACGTCGCCCTCGGTTTCGGCAAGAAGGTCGTGGGGCTTTTCGGGCCGACCTCCTCCGCGGAGATCGACGTCTATGGGCGCGGGGTGAAGATCGTTTCAGACGCGGACTGCGCCTGCTGCTATCTCCGCGCGTGCGAACGCCGTCCTTCCTGCATGGCGCGGATCTCCCCCTCGGCCGTCTTCGAAGCGGTTCAAGGTCTTCTGAACCGGTGACCGCGGCGCCGCGCAGGCGGGCTGGAGAGCGCTGCCGATGAAGACGATGGCGTTGATCCCCACGTACAACGAGGCCTCCTCGATCCTCCCCCTGGTACGCGAGATCGTCGAGCAGGCAAGGGATATCGAGGTGCTGGTCGTGGACGACAACTCGCCCGACGGCACCTGGCGGCTCGTGGAGGAGGAGGCCCGGGCCGTCCCGCGCGTGCACCTCCTGCGCAGGCGCGACAGGCGCGGGCGGGGGCTCGCGGGCGCCGAGGGGTTCCGTCGGGCGCTTGAGGAGCGGGCGGACCGGATCGTGGAGATGGACGGGGACGGCTCGCACGACCCCGCGTTCATTCCCGACCTCCTGCGCGCGGCCGGGTCGGCGGGACTGGTGATCGGGTCGCGATACGTTCCCGGGGGGAGGGAGGAGGGGAGGAGCCGCTTCCGGAGGGCAATGAGCGCGCTCGCCCGGCGCTATCTGCGAACCGTGCTCGGCGTGCGGGTGAAGGACCCGACCTCGGGGTTCAGATGCTACACCCGGGAGACGCTCGCGGCCATCACCGCCGAGCCGCTCCGGGCGCGCGACCCGTTCATCATCGCGGAGACGCTCTACCGGTGCGCGCGCAGCGGCATCCGGATCGTCGAGGTGCCGATCGTGTTTCGCGACCGCAGAGCCGGGCAGTCGAAACTCCGGGCCGGGACGCCGCTGCGCTACCTCGTCTCGGCGATACGGCTCAGGGCCTCGGGGTTCGGCCCTCGGGACAGGGGGATCGCATGAGGCGCGGGGAACGGCCGGTCGTCGTGGGGGTCGTCGGGGCGTCGCGCCCGGATCGGCGGGCCGCGCGAAACGCATACGAGGTGGGGCGGCTCGTCGCGCGGCGGGGGGCGGCGCTCATCTGCGGGGGGCTCGGCGGCGTGATGGCGGAGGCCGCGCGCGGCGCCCGCGAGGAGGGAGGCCTCACCATCGGCGTGCTCCCGGGGGACGACCGAAGCCGGGCCAACCCCCACATCTCCGTCCCGATCGTGACCGGGATGGGCTACGCGCGGAACATCGTGATCGTGCGCTCCGCGCATGCGATCATCGCCATCGGGGGCTCCTACGGCACGCTCTCGGAGATCGCCTACGCCTTGAATCTCGGCGTCCCGATCGTCGGGCTCGGGACGTGGGAGATCGGGAGCATCGACCGGGGCGGGGCCGGGTTCCCCACGGCGGAGACGCCGGAGGAGGCGGTGGAGAAGGCGTTCGCGGGGATCTGATGCGATGTCAAACGAACTGATCGGGCTGTCGATGCGCCGCGTGGTCCCGGCGGGCGGCGGTTACGCGGTCTTCCTCCGGGGCAATGAGAAGACCTTCGTGATCTATGTCGACGGGGAGGTGGGGGCCGCCATCTCCCTCTACAGGGCGGGCGCCCCGCGTTCCCGTCCGCTCACGCACGATCTCCTGCTCAGCATCCTCAAGGGGCTCGAGATAGACGTCGAGAAGGTGGTGATCAACGACCTCAGGGACAACACCTTCTTCGCGCGCCTGTTCCTGCAGGACAACGGGGCCTCGGGGAAGAGGATATTCGAGATCGACGCGCGGCCGAGCGACTGCCTCGCCGTCGCCCTGCTCAGCGGAGCGAGGATCTACGCGGCGCCGCATGTCCTCGAGGCGGCGGGGGACGCACCCGAGCCGCCCGCGGAGGGGGGCGGCTGAAGAGGGTCAGGGGGGCGTCTTCGCCCCTCCGCGGTTCCGCCTCGCCAGGGCGCTGAAGACGCAGCCGCAGTAGTTCTGCCGGTAGATCCCGAGGGCCCGGCTCATCCGGCAGCTCTCCCCGTACCCGTCCCCCTTCTTGAAGTCCGCATCGAGGAATTCGACGCCGTGCAGCGCCCCGGCTTCCCGGCCCAGCCGGTTGACGAGGGCGGCGTTCTTGTGGGGGCTTACGGTGAGCGTGGTCCCGAACCGCTCGAAACCGCGTGCCGCCGCGGCGCGGGCCGTCTCCTCGAGCCGCATGCGGATGCAGCGGGCGCACCGCGCCCCCCCCTCAGGCTCCCGATCGAGTTTCTTGACGATGTCGAACCAGTCGCGGGGGCGGTACGGGGGGACGATGAGCGGCAGCGACGAGTCGCGGCAGTGGCGGGAGGCCTCGGCGAGCCGCCGCGCGTGTTCCGCGGGGGGGTGGATGTTCGGATTGAAGAAGTAGCCGGTCACGGCGTGGCCGACGGAGAGGACCCTGATGACATGCGTCGAGCAGGGGGCGCAGCAGATATGGAGGAGCAGCCGCGTCGCGGGCACGTGTGTTGCCTCCGTTCCGGCAGTATAGTCCATTCCGGCGCCGACCGGAACCGCTCCGGGGCCGCGGCGGCGAAAGCGCATTCGCAATTCTATGCACCGCAATAGGATGTGATATATTTCATTTTGGCGCCTGAAGCGCGCCGCATTGTGCCCGGGTTGGTATATAATATACCCCTTCGACTCTGTCATCGGTCTGTTCCATGCAAAGAATCCTCATCACCGGCGCAAGCGGTTTTCTCGGCTGGAACCTCGCGCGGAGTCTCTCGGGGACGTGCGAGCTATGGGGCACCTTCGCCTCCCATCCGGTCGATATCCCGGGGTGCCTGATGGAGCGGCTCGATCTGGAAGGAGCCGGCGATCTCACGGCCCTCGTGCGGCGCGTCCGGCCCGCCGCGGTGCTGCACGCCGCGGCGCTCGTCGACGTGGATCTTTGTGAGCGGGAGCCTGCGCGGGCGCGCAGGCTGAACGTGGAGGCGGTGGGGCGTATCGCGGAGGCAGCGGCGGAGATAGGCGCACGGCTCGTCTACTTCTCCTCGGATATGGTCTTCGACGGGACGAAGGGGATGTACACCGAGGAGGACGAGCCGTCCCCGATAAGCGTCTACGGGGAGACGAAGCTCGAGGGGGAACGGCTGGCGCTGCGGACCGCCTCCTCGAACGTCGTCGCGCGCCTGTCGCTTATGTACGGAGCGGGCCCCGCGCCGCACAGCTCCTTCCTCGGCTGGATGCGGGGCCGCCTCGAAAAGGGCGAGACGGTGAACCTCTTCACCGACCAGTACCGGACCCCGCTCTATGTCCGCGATGCGTGCCGCGCAATCGGGCGGATCCTCGCGAGGCCGGAGGCCCGCGGGGTGTACCATCTCGCGGGGCCGGAGCGGATGAACCGGTACGAGCTCGGACGGCTCGCGGCGGCGGTCTTCGGCTTCCCCGAGCGGCTTCTCAACCCGGTGCGGATGGACGAGATGCAGGGGCTTATGCCGAGGCCGAAAGACAACTCGATGGACAACCGGAAGGCGGCGCGGGAACTCGGCATGCAGTTCACGAAGGCGGCGGACGGTCTTGGGGCGGTGGCCCGGGAGGCGGCTGGATGAGGCGGTATTTGCCGCGGAGGCTCGTGCCGATACTGATGTACCACCGCATGGGGAGCATCGGCCGCCCGTCGCGCTCCTGGCTCGAACCGGACCTCTTCGAGGAGGGGCTCGACCGATTGAAGAGGGGCGGATTCGCGGTGCTGGATCTGGCCGCGCTTGCGGAGAGGATCCGCCTGGGGGAGCGGATGCCGCGCCGCGCGGTCGCGCTCACCTTCGACGACGGGTGGCTCGACACCTACGCCGCGGCCCTCCCGATCCTCGTCCGCTTCAGGGTTCCGGCGACGGTCTTCCTCGTCTCCGGGCGGATCGGGCTGCGGGAGTATGTCGGGTGGGGCGAGATACGGGAGATGCGCAGCTGCGGGATCACGTTCGGTGCGCACACCGTGAGCCATCCGCGCCTGACCGAGATCCCCCCGGAGCAGGCGCGAGGCGAGATCGAGGATAGCAAGAAGCAACTCGAGGACGGACTGGGCGAGGAGGTCCCGACCTTCTGCTACCCGTACGGATTCTTCAACCGGGGCGTGCGCGATATGGTGCAGGCGGCAGGGTTCCGCGCGGCGTGCTGCAACACGCCCGGGCGGGGGTGGCCCGACGGCGATCCGTTCGCCCTCAAGCGCGTCTCGGTGACCTACCGGATGCGGGGCCGCGCCGCCTGGGCGGCCGCCATGTCGGGGTACTACGTTTTTTTCAAGGAGCTGCGGCGGGGGGACAAGGGGTACCTTCGATCTTCCCTCGGTCGCCGGGTCGGCGCGGCTGACCGCGCACACGGTTGCACGGAGCGGCTATGACGGCCAGGAGAACGCATATCTCGCTCAAGGAGATCCGGCGCTACGAGCTGCTCAACACCCGCGTCTGCGACCTGCCGCTGAAGATCGAGGGGCCGCTGCGGGACTGCATCCTCGCGCACTACCGGGAGCTCCAGGCGCGAAAGATACGGTTCAGGCCCCGTTTCTACCTCGGGGCCGAGATCGAGGACGGGTGGGGATGCGTGGACGGCACGATCTGCATCGAGGTGCCGTTCTACCTCGGGAACCCGGAGCTCATGGCGCTGCACAAGGAGTACTACGGTGAGGTGGAGGGGGAGGCGGAGATACTGAAGATCCTCCGCCACGAGACCGGCCATGCGATCAACTACGCCTTTCGGCTCCACGAGCGCAAGGATTGGCAGGGGATCTTCGGCGACTTCACGAAACGGTACCCGAAATGCTACCGTACGAAGCCGTGGAGCAAGAAGCACGTGCAGCACCTCGATTCCTTCTACGCGCAGCGCCACCCCGACGAGGACTGGGCGGAGTCGTTCGCCGTCTGGCTCACGCCGGGGGTCAACTGGCGCCGGTGCTACAAAGGCTGGGACGCGATCGAGAAGCTGATCTACGTCGATATCATCATGAAGCAGATCGGCGGCGTCTGCCCCGCCGCGCGCCGCATCGCCTACGACGCCCCCGCCCGGAAGGAGCGGCGCACCCTCGCGGAGTTGTACGACGTGGAGGCGGTGACCGCGCTGGGCGAGCAGGAGATGGAGGACTACATCAAGGATCTCGGACAGATCTTCCTCCGGCGGGTGCGCCGCAGGGAGTACCACGTTGCCGCCGCCGACTTCCTCACCCGGTACCGGGAGGCGATCATCTCCGGGGTGGCCCGGTGGATACTGCACTCGAACAAGAACTCGGTGCGCAAGATCATCCGCCGCATGAAGGCGGTCTGCCGGCACTACGGGCTCGTGATGATCCGGTCGGAGGGGGCCGAGAAGCTCGCCGAGGTCACCGCGCTGGTGACATGGTACGTCATCAACGACATCTACGATTTGGATTAGTAGACGTTGTATGCAACCGGCTGCTGTCGTTGATGTTGCGCATTAATTCGTCCCTCTTCCCGCCCTTCTCGGCGCTCCACGTGTTCCTGGTTGAGGGCGTCCGCCTATGATCCCGATTCGGCCGCGGAAGTCATCGTCTCCGGCAGGATCCGGATTGGCCCTGAATAGCCTCTCCTCATCCGCGTCGGAATCGCAAAGGTAGGAGATGTATCCCGCCATCCGTTGCGCGGCATCGGCGCCGAAACGCTCCCATATCGGGGCTTCCACGGTCACGGGGTCCGGGATGCCGAGGCAGTGCAGCCGCGCGCTGCTGTACGGGTATTCCCATGCGTGCGCTACATAGTGCGCGCGCACCGGGTTCCTCTCGATGTACCTGGCACACGCCAGCAGGTAGCGTTCAATCTGGATTGGCTGAAGACCGAACCGGCCCTGCCAAAGAAGGCCCGAGGTTTGGTAGACCCTGTGGTGGTAATGCGTGTAGGCCCGGTCGAGGCCGGCCATAAAAGACGAGATCCTCCGTGGATCGGCGATCTCCAGGAGCAGATGGAAGTGCGTTCGCATCAGAACCCAGTGGTAGATGCTGAGTAGGGAGGATTCCGTGTATCGGCGAAGCAGACCTATGAAATAGGCGTAATCCTCCCCTGCACGGAACAGCGGGGCGCGGTTGTTCGTGCGGTTGTACGCGTGGAAGACAAGTGAACCGGTAAGCTGATGCCTTCTGGCTCGCGGTGGCATAGTTTCACCTCCCATCAGATTAGTCGCGAAATGAGAAAAAAGATTACAGGAGAAATTGAGACGGGGATAAATAGTTCGCAACACTCAGCGGCGGAGTATATTGGATACAACGTCCGCGTCACGGTTCTTATAAGTTGCCGGCTGAGGCGGAATGCTCGCCGTGGGTGGGACGGGGGGGGACGAATTATTGTGTAACTACAAGTGGCGGAAGTTGTTGCATACAACGTCTACTACGACTGTATGGCGACGAGGCCGGCGCGGCCGGGCAGTTCGCCCATCTCGAGCGCGCAGCGGGGGATCGTTTCCGGCCGGCCGAGCGCCTCGTCGGCGATTTCGCCCAGCATCGAGAAACAGACCCCGCGCCGCGCGAGTTCGCCGAGGAGCCGGTCGAACCAGCCCGCCCAGCCCATCCCCTCCGCCTCGGCGTGCACGGTGAGGACGTGCCTCCCCCGCGCCGAGATGCGATCGAGGTACAGGCGCGAGAGGTCATCCGGGCTCGCGCAGGCCCCCGATCCGAGAAGTTCGTCGAGTGTCGGGAGGGTGGTCGGCACCTGGAGGTGCGTCGCGGGGTAGCCGCCCATCGAGGGGAAAAACGGGCCCGTCCCGCGGCTGTCGCTGTGGTAGCGCATGCCGGTCTCGTCCTGCGCCTCGAGCTGGCGCGGCGAGCAGCTCCATCCGGGCGCGGCCGAGCAGTCGGCGTCGCGCCCGACGATCTCGCGGAAGACTGCGCACGCCGCCCCGAACTCCGCGCGCGTCTCCTCCGGCCCCATACGCGGGATCCGGTCGTGCCAGCGGACGTGGTCGTGGCCGTGGATGCCGACCTCGTGTTTCGCATCGAGAAGGTCCCTGATATGGCCCGGGAACGACCGGGCAATTTGCCGGGCGGGGAGGAGTGTGCCGGAGAGGGCCGTGCGGAGGCCGTACATCCCGACGGCGTTCGAGCGGAGCATCTTCTTCAAAAAACCCCGGCGGGTGAAGAAGCGCAGGACCGCCCTGCCGGAGTTGTCCGGGCCCATGGCGATGAAGAACGACGCGCGGACGCCGCGCCCGGCGAGGAGGTCGGCGAGGCGGGGGACCCCCTCCGCCATACCGCGATAGGTGTCGACGTCGATCTTGAGTGAAAGGACGCACAGCTTGGCGTGCATGGGCATATCGCGGCACCCCTCCGTGCCGCCTCAGGACGGCTTCCGCAACAGGACGCAGATCTCCTCACCGATGAGATAACGTTCGCCGAGATCCCCGCGCGTCTCCATCTCGATGCCCAGATCGATCGCGCGGATCGCCTGGACGAAGATCCGCTCGTTGAGCGGGGGAGGCGGGGGGGGCGGGGGCTCTTTCCGGACGAGCCAGCGATCCGCGAACGCGTCGAGCCGGCCGAGGAACGGGAGCGCGAAGCGCCGCACGGAGGCGCGGGGAGGCGTCCTCCCGGGATCGAACACCGCTTTCTCCCAGAGGAAGAAGGCCAGCTTGCACAGGGCGTTGCCGACGATCCGCGCGCGCACCACCTCGTAGCCGCCGAAGAGGGCCTCGATCTCGTCGATGGTGTAGCCGAAGCGCACGTGGCCAGCGTCCCGCATCCACCTCGCCAGATCCTCCCGTTCCGCCGGGCTGAGCTGGGAGGGGTCGTAGTCGTGCGCCTTGAAGGGGGCATTGACGTGCACGTATCCACCGGGGGCGAGGGAGGCGTCGATATTCGCCGCGAGACGCGCGTCGTCGGCAACGTGTTCCAGGACGTCCGAAACGATGACGCAGTCGAACAGCCCGAGATCGAGAGGGAGGGTCAGGTCCCGCCGCAGAAACCGCGCATTCTCGAGGCCATGCTTTCGCGCGAGGGATTCCGCGCGGGTCACGGCGTTCTCCGACAGGTCGATGCCGGTCACCTGTGTGCGCGGGTGGTGTCTGGCGAGGTAGATGCTCTTCGGCGCCCCCCACCCGCAGCCGGCGTCGAGGAGGGTTTCGGGGGCCGGGCGCACGAGCTCGAAATCGGAGAGAAAGCGCCGCAGGCGATAGTAGCCGGGAATATCCCGGCCGCCGGAGAACAGCTCGTAGAGGAACCGCTCGATGTCGGTCGGCTTCATAGAGGCAACAGCGACCGCATCGGGCCTGCGGGGTGCGCGCAAGGCCCGCGTTCGCGGGAGCCGTTCCGGGGCGCGGCTACTGCGCCAGGTCCCGGAACCACTCCCAGGTCCGGCGGACGCCCTCCTCGAGCGGGGTGGTGGCCACCACGCCGAGGATCCGCTTCATCTTCTCGACCCTGGGGACGCGGCGCTGGATATCCTCGTAGCTCTCACCGTAGATCGACTCCTTCGGGACGAGCTTGATCTTCGACTTCGCCCCGGAGACCTTGATCATCAGCTCCGCGAGGTCCCTGATGGAGGTTTCGACGTTGGTGCCGATGTTGAAGATCTCCCCCTCCGCCTCGGGTTTGAGGCCCGCGGCGACGGTTGCTCGGATGGCGTCGTCGACGTAGGTGAAGCAGCGGGTCTGGCTGCCGTCGCCGATGACCGTGACCGGCTCGTTGCGGAGGAGCTGGCCGATGAAGATGGTGAGGACGCGTCCCACGTCGATCTTGTCCAGGCGCGGGCCGTAGACGTTGAAGTAGCGGACGATCACCACGGGCAGCCCCATCTTCCGGTAGGCGTGGCAGAAATGCTCGCCGACCCCCTTGGAGGTCGAGTAGCACCAGCGGTCGATGCGGGTCGAGCCGAGCACCCGGTCGTCGTCCTCGTCCCACGGGACCTTGGGGTTGCGACCGTAGACCTCGGAGGTGGAGGTGAAGACAACCTTCTTGTTGTGCTTGTGGGCGAGGCGCAGCACGTTCTGCGTCCCGTTGATGTTGACATTGAGGACCGCGTACGGATCCGCGACATAATGCTCGACGCCCACGACCGCCGCCATATGGTAGACGAGGTCGCATTTGATGATGAGCGACTCGAGCATCTCGAGGTTGAAGACGGTGTCGTGGACGTAGTGGAACTTCGGGTGGGAAAGCACGTGCTTGATCTTGAAGGTGGAGCCGGTGTCGAGGATGAAGACCTCGTGGCCGTCCTTGAGAAACGCGTCGGTGAGGTGCGAGCCGAGAAAGCCCGCGCCGCCGGTGATGAGCACTCTCATTGCACTCTCCTTGTGGTGGTCCCCGCCGCCCGCGCACAGAGGCGCGGGTTGCGTAACATATAAGTTTACCCCAATACGGTCCCCGGGGAAACCCCAATCGTTCGGGCGACGGATCCGCCCTCCGCCGTCTCCCCCCCCTCCCGCTGCGCGCGGGTGACGCGGAGGATCCCACGCCCGGTTGCGATCTCGAGGGCGCCCGGGACGCGCGAGGGGAGGACGGTCCCCGGCGCGGCGCCGCCGGTCGGGGCCGTTTCGTCCGGTTCGGCCCACCAGACGATGAGCGTTCCGCCCGCATACGGGCTGAACGCGCCGGGGTAGGGGCGGGTGACGGCGCGTACGAGGTTGTAGATCTCCGTCGCGGGCTTGGACCAGTCTATCAGCCCGTCCTTTCGCGACCTACCTCCGAAGTATGAGGCGAGGCGCTGGTCCTGCGGGGTCTCCGGGAAGCGGCCCTGGAGCATCAGCGGCCATGTCTCGCGCATCAGATCCGCGGCTGCGGCGGTCATCCGGTCGAAAAGCGTTCGGGCGCTGTCGGAGAACTCTATCGGCACCCGCCGTTGGGCGACGATGGCGCCCCGGTCGGGCTTGAGCTCCATCCGGTGGAGCGTCACGCCGGTCTCGGTCTCGCCGCGGACGAGGACCCAGTTGACCGGGCAGCGGCCGCGGTAGCGGGGGAGAAGCGAGCCGTGCAGGTTGAACGCGCCGACGCGGGGGATGTCGAGGAGCTCCTGTTTGACCATCTGGCGGAAGTAGAAGGAGAAGATGATGTCGGGGCCGATGCGGCGCACCTTCTCCACGATCTCCGGCGCGTTCACGTCGGCCGGCTCGAGGACGGGGAGGCCGCGTTCGCGGGCGAGATCGCGGACGGAGCGGAACCAGATGGTCTCGTTCGGGCTGTCGGCGTGCGTCAGCACCAGACGCAGATCCGCTCCGGCGTCCAGCAGTTCCTTCAGACAGACATACCCGATGTCGTGGTACCCCAGTACGACGAGCTTCATCTTCCTCCGCGCTCGGGGTCAGATCCTTGATTAGTATACTACGGCACGGCGGCCGGAATGTGCGTCTATTCCCCCCCTTCGCCACAATACTAATAAATAAGGACCTGACCCCATCAGCGGTTGGATATCAGGACGAGATCGAATTTCTTGTACCGGTACTTCTCCGGCGCCATCGAGTGCGGGGGGAGCGTTCCACCCCGGGCCGCGTATTCTCCGGTGTCCAGAAGGCAGAAGACCGGCTCGGGGGAGGAGAGGTAGGCGGAGAGACGTTCCGCGTCGCCGTGCTCCGTGGCGCCGAGATACTCCACGACGCGCCCCGTGAAGAAGCCGAGCGCCAGTCGCCTGCTGAAGAGACCGTAGGTGGCGAGCCGCGCCTCCCCCACCGCCGGGGCGACCGATTCCGCGAGCCGCCGGTGATCGGCGCGCCGCGCGTCGCGCAGCGGAAGGCTCGCGACGAAGAGGGCCCACCCCGCCGCGAAGGCGACCACGATCGCCGCGAACGCCGCGGGCATCCTCCGCGAGGCGTCGAGGCGCCACAAGGCGACCGCGGCGGCCGCGGGAGCCGCGGCGGCGGCGAGCGACCTCCAGGGGAAACGGGGGAAGAGGAAGAAGGCCGCGACCGGGATCCCGACCGCCGTCGCGCATGAGAGGACGCAGATGGCGGCGGGGATGATCCGCCGCAGGCGGGGGGCGGGGGCGGCGATGAGCCGGTCCCAGTAGTCGCCCACGAGCAGCGCCGCGGCCGGGTAGAGCGGGAGCGCGTAGCGGGAATGCTTGCCGCTGCTCAGGGTGAGGAAGGCGAAGACGGCCAGAAACCACGCCGCGGGGAATCGCCGGTCGCGCGCGGGGGGCGGCGCCCACGGGACGAGGAGGAGAAAGACGCTCCACGGGAGGAAATGACCCGCGATCTCGGGCAGGTAGAACCAGAACGGCTCGGGCTTGTCGAAGCCGGTGGTGAGCCGGAGGAGGTTCTCCTTGACGACGTACATCTCCCAGAAGAACGCCCGCCCGTCGGGCCCGATGCGGACGAGGTACGGGAGGTACCATGCCGCCTGCAGCGCGGCGACGATGACGACGCCCCACGGCAGGCGCATCCGCCGGACGAGGCGGAGGCGCCGCGCCCACGCCA
It contains:
- a CDS encoding glycosyltransferase family 9 protein, with translation MGKRILVIKLDALGDVLRTTCILPALRTIHPSAQVTWITLPAAMPLLEHNPFIDRVIPYGAEALAMLRVERFDISLCLDAAPRSAALGSLARAGEKRGFRLDARGRVAPIGAEARAWLMMGLFDDAKKANRRTYQEIVMGISGLAGLRQEIVVALSDEEREFARRFAARKGLAPGGRGRAIVGVNTGSGSRWPMKQWPAALCADLVRRLAGLRGTRVLLFGGEEEKARNAAIRNAAGAALVDTGCGNSLREFIALVGLCDLLVSSDSLGLHVALGFGKKVVGLFGPTSSAEIDVYGRGVKIVSDADCACCYLRACERRPSCMARISPSAVFEAVQGLLNR
- a CDS encoding polyprenol monophosphomannose synthase, with the protein product MKTMALIPTYNEASSILPLVREIVEQARDIEVLVVDDNSPDGTWRLVEEEARAVPRVHLLRRRDRRGRGLAGAEGFRRALEERADRIVEMDGDGSHDPAFIPDLLRAAGSAGLVIGSRYVPGGREEGRSRFRRAMSALARRYLRTVLGVRVKDPTSGFRCYTRETLAAITAEPLRARDPFIIAETLYRCARSGIRIVEVPIVFRDRRAGQSKLRAGTPLRYLVSAIRLRASGFGPRDRGIA
- a CDS encoding TIGR00725 family protein; the protein is MRRGERPVVVGVVGASRPDRRAARNAYEVGRLVARRGAALICGGLGGVMAEAARGAREEGGLTIGVLPGDDRSRANPHISVPIVTGMGYARNIVIVRSAHAIIAIGGSYGTLSEIAYALNLGVPIVGLGTWEIGSIDRGGAGFPTAETPEEAVEKAFAGI
- a CDS encoding bifunctional nuclease family protein, coding for MSNELIGLSMRRVVPAGGGYAVFLRGNEKTFVIYVDGEVGAAISLYRAGAPRSRPLTHDLLLSILKGLEIDVEKVVINDLRDNTFFARLFLQDNGASGKRIFEIDARPSDCLAVALLSGARIYAAPHVLEAAGDAPEPPAEGGG
- a CDS encoding epoxyqueuosine reductase QueH — translated: MPATRLLLHICCAPCSTHVIRVLSVGHAVTGYFFNPNIHPPAEHARRLAEASRHCRDSSLPLIVPPYRPRDWFDIVKKLDREPEGGARCARCIRMRLEETARAAAARGFERFGTTLTVSPHKNAALVNRLGREAGALHGVEFLDADFKKGDGYGESCRMSRALGIYRQNYCGCVFSALARRNRGGAKTPP
- a CDS encoding SDR family oxidoreductase, with the translated sequence MQRILITGASGFLGWNLARSLSGTCELWGTFASHPVDIPGCLMERLDLEGAGDLTALVRRVRPAAVLHAAALVDVDLCEREPARARRLNVEAVGRIAEAAAEIGARLVYFSSDMVFDGTKGMYTEEDEPSPISVYGETKLEGERLALRTASSNVVARLSLMYGAGPAPHSSFLGWMRGRLEKGETVNLFTDQYRTPLYVRDACRAIGRILARPEARGVYHLAGPERMNRYELGRLAAAVFGFPERLLNPVRMDEMQGLMPRPKDNSMDNRKAARELGMQFTKAADGLGAVAREAAG
- a CDS encoding polysaccharide deacetylase family protein, which codes for MRRYLPRRLVPILMYHRMGSIGRPSRSWLEPDLFEEGLDRLKRGGFAVLDLAALAERIRLGERMPRRAVALTFDDGWLDTYAAALPILVRFRVPATVFLVSGRIGLREYVGWGEIREMRSCGITFGAHTVSHPRLTEIPPEQARGEIEDSKKQLEDGLGEEVPTFCYPYGFFNRGVRDMVQAAGFRAACCNTPGRGWPDGDPFALKRVSVTYRMRGRAAWAAAMSGYYVFFKELRRGDKGYLRSSLGRRVGAADRAHGCTERL
- a CDS encoding 4-deoxy-4-formamido-L-arabinose-phosphoundecaprenol deformylase, whose product is MPMHAKLCVLSLKIDVDTYRGMAEGVPRLADLLAGRGVRASFFIAMGPDNSGRAVLRFFTRRGFLKKMLRSNAVGMYGLRTALSGTLLPARQIARSFPGHIRDLLDAKHEVGIHGHDHVRWHDRIPRMGPEETRAEFGAACAVFREIVGRDADCSAAPGWSCSPRQLEAQDETGMRYHSDSRGTGPFFPSMGGYPATHLQVPTTLPTLDELLGSGACASPDDLSRLYLDRISARGRHVLTVHAEAEGMGWAGWFDRLLGELARRGVCFSMLGEIADEALGRPETIPRCALEMGELPGRAGLVAIQS
- a CDS encoding class I SAM-dependent methyltransferase, with protein sequence MKPTDIERFLYELFSGGRDIPGYYRLRRFLSDFELVRPAPETLLDAGCGWGAPKSIYLARHHPRTQVTGIDLSENAVTRAESLARKHGLENARFLRRDLTLPLDLGLFDCVIVSDVLEHVADDARLAANIDASLAPGGYVHVNAPFKAHDYDPSQLSPAEREDLARWMRDAGHVRFGYTIDEIEALFGGYEVVRARIVGNALCKLAFFLWEKAVFDPGRTPPRASVRRFALPFLGRLDAFADRWLVRKEPPPPPPPPLNERIFVQAIRAIDLGIEMETRGDLGERYLIGEEICVLLRKPS